Genomic DNA from Ornithorhynchus anatinus isolate Pmale09 chromosome 14, mOrnAna1.pri.v4, whole genome shotgun sequence:
tctcccaagcgttcattcagtcgtaggcactgagcgcttagtgtgcgcagagcactcttcgaagcgcttgggagaggaaaatagaacaataaacggacacgttctccgcccacagtgaaTTACAGTCTcgagttccaagtgcttagtaaggttctCCAAAGAcggtaagcacccgataaatgggaagcggcgtgacctagcggaaagagcccgggctcggcagtCAGAGGGCCGGagctctaatgccggctccaccacttgtctgctctgtgaccttgggcaagtcgcttacgttctctggaactcagttatgtcacctgcaaaatgggataaagatcgtgagccccgtgtgggtcgtggaccgtgtccaatctgattagcgcgcgtctatcccagcacttagtacttagcgcttagcgcttaacaaatactgtaaaaaaataattaaccaataataataataataatgttggtatctgttaagcgcttactatgtgccgagcactgttctaagcgctggggtagacataggggaatcaggttgtcccacgtggggctcacggtcttaatccccattttacagatgagggaactgaggcacagagaagtgaagtgacttgcccacagtcacacagccgacaagtggcagcccattgattgattaatcagtcctctccagtccttccctcctcctgccccttttccaACCTctatcccatctttcccagcaaatatctccctcctcctctcaaaatccacccctccacctccacctccgatCCTGTCCCGTCGCaccttatccattcattcattcattcattcaatagtatttagtgagcgcttactctgtgcagagcactgtactaagcgcttggaatgtgcaatttggcaacagatagagacaatccctgcccattacagtctaatccaaatccctgtcccctccctgacctccattttagagaagcagcatggctagagaagcagtgtagcttagtagacagagcacggggctgggagtcgggagaaactggcttctaatcccgactctgcctcatgtccgctgtgtgaccctgggaaggtcacttcacttctctgggcctcagttacctcatccgtaaaatgggaactaagattgtgagcctaatgtgggacagggactgtgtccgaactgattactgtgtttttaccccagcgcttataataataagtatggtacttgttaaatgctcactgggtgccaagcactgttctaagccctggggtcgatacgagttaagcaggttggacagcgcttgaacagtgcttcatgtatagtaagtgcttgtgagctcgttgtgggcagggattatctctgtttattgctgtattgtacttttccaagcggttagcatagtgatccgcacacagtaaatgctcagtatatataatcgaatgaaaagtgcttaacaagtgccattacaaAAAATACTGTTAAcattcacagataccattatgaTTTTGATATGAGGGCAGCCAACGGGGACCACAGGGTccatggacccccccccccccgtatacAGCAGGGGCCGATGGGCGCCTCGTCTTTCCAAAAACGGGAGTGGGGTGAATCGTTAAGGGGTCAACCGTCCACCTTAGCAGCCGACGACGGCGTCTCCCGAACCCCTGCTAGGTGGGAGCTGGGCCCGGTGGGAGGGCGGCCTCTggggtcccccagccccccgcgggGTTTGGACACCGGGGGACGGTCAGGTCGGGGTCCACCCCCGACCCTGCCGGGGCCCCTTCCCCTCGGGTCTGACGTTAAACGGGTTTTCAAAGGCCGGAAGCCTGGCCCGGCTCGGCCACGGGACGCGGTGTGTAACCTGCCCGGATTGTAATGCGGTtgtcttgattttattttttagtgATGATGCTTTTATTTGTAATTCAAGGGATTACATTCCACAGTGCCAGACTATACTGAATAAAATCACGTCAGTCAACCCACAGCTGGAAATCGACGGCATGCAAAGTATCTGGATTATAAAGCCCGGGGCGAAATCACGGGGCAGAGGTAAGAGGCCGGCAAACTTCCTTTCACCCGGAGCGGTGGCTCGTAGGTGACGGACTTGTTCTGGTCCAGCAGGCCTGGCTGGGGACGGTGGAGGTCAATTTGTTcatgctagtggatagagcacaggcctgggagtccgaaggacctgggttctaatattctAATATTCTAGCatagtgatccgcacacagtaaatgctcagtaaatataactgaatgaaaagtgcttaacaagtgccattacaaAAAATACTgttgtgcttaacaagtgccattacaaAAAATACTGTTAACATTCACAGATACCGTTATGATTTTGATATGAGGGCAGCCAACGGGGACCACAGGGTCCATGGACCCCCCCCGTATACAGCAGGGGCCGATGGGCGCCTCGTCTTTCCGAAAACGGGAGTGGGGTGAATCATTAAGAATcattagctttgccacttgtctgctgtgtgactttgggcaagtcactttgcttctctgggcctcggttacctcgtctgtaaaatagggatgaagaccgtgattgACCTGTttgacttgtatcgaccccagggcttggagcagtgcttggcacatagtaagcacttaacaagtaccgtaattgttattattatcattcccgaTTCGCCAACAAGCCCCGtctaacccagcacatagtaagcacttagcaagtaccgtaattattattattatcattcccgaTTCACCAACGAGCCCCGTCTAACCCATGGACCCAGAGACCCCTCTCTGATgcccctgtccccgtccccctccccaagaGCTCCTCGTGGTCTCACGAGCCCCTGAAGGCCTGTgaccgccccgcctcccccctccagacATCGTATGCATGGACCGGGTGGAAGACATCTTGAAGCTGGTGAGCTCCGCGGACCAGGCCTCCTCCAAGGACAAGTGGGTGGTCCAGAAATACATCGAGACCCCGCTGCTCATCTACGACACCAAATTTGACATCCGCCAGTGGTTCCTCGTCACCGACTGGAATCCCTTGACCGTTTGGTTCTACAAAGAGAGCTACCTCAGGTTTTCCACTCAGCGGTTTTCCCTGGACAGTTTGGACAGGTAAGcccgccctccccctgccaaGAAAGGACAGCGAAAAGCCCAAGTTATCCCTGACTCAAAGGGAAAGATCGATGACTCCAGGGCCGGATCCTAACTTGGCTTCTCACTCGAACTCATCAGAGGACACTGAGGTCCCCCGACGCTATCAGAAAGCATTTAATGAGCCTCGACTGTgtgaagaagcagcgttgcctagtggaaagagcccgggcctgggagtcagaggacggtcacacgtctgctgtgtgaccttgggcaagtcacttaacttctctgtgcctcagttacctcatcagtaaaatggagattaagactgtgagcccgtgtgggacagggactgtgtccagcctgattacgttgtatctgccttagtgcttagaacagtgcttggcacagaataagcacttcaaaaccattattattactattacgaacACTGAACtgggtgcctactctgtgcagagcaccgtactgggggcctactgtgtgaagagcaccgaaCGGGGTACCTTACTGTACTAGGTGGCTTCAAGggggggagcactgtactggcagactacgcagagcactgtacaagatgcTTGTGGTGGGCGGAGCATTATAGCGGGTGCtgactgtgttcggagcactgtgctggaagtccactgtgtgccgagccgaCAGGAAAtgactccccttcttcaaagccttcctgaaggcccatctcctccaagaggccttcccagactaagccctcccttcctcctctcccactcccttccgcgtcgtcttaattgctccctttattcttcgtcctcccaaccccacagcacttatgcacgtatctgtcatattcatgtctgtctctccctctggtctgtaaatccatcgtgggcagggaccgtgtctgttatcgtgtactctcccaagcgcttagtacagtggtcttcacaaaggaagcgctcaataaatacgactgactggcagagccctgtgctgggcCTTGAACCTGCTGCCTACGGGACACTGCGCCGAGAGCCTGCAAGGGGCCGAGCCTGGGATCAGGTGTTTCGGGGACGTTCGGTAGAAGCGCTCATGATcctaagagaggcagagaggcaaacCGGGCCGGAGAGACCGAGTCcgagagaaagagataaagagaagtAAATTAGCGATGATAGAGGGAAAGCTAGGGATGTCATGGTCAGAAGCCAGAGATAAGacagtgtgggagaggggagagacggggattcactcattcagtcgtattttttgagcgcttaccgggtgcagagcactggactaggcgcttggaaagtcggcaacggatagagacagtccctacccaacaacgggctcacggtctaggaggggggagacggacaacaaaaaaaagcaagtaggcaggcatcgatagcatcaatataaataaatagaattatagatatacgcacatcattaataaaataagtagaataataagtatgtacatacgTTGGGTGGTCCGTGCTGGATCACTGGTGGAGGGtgagggttggagagggagagtcgcgggtgttggatggttcatgcttggtcactgggggagagtcaggggtggaggagggcgaatcaagggtgttggatggtccattcactgggagagaatgagggatggagaggggagagtcagggctgttggatggtccatccccgACCATGAGGGTGGGTGCCCGGGACGGCGACCGGCGCACGGTTCTTTCGAGCGTCCGGGGCCCTCTGTCCGAGACCTAGCCCTGAGCTGGGCGGCTCACGGGGCAGGCAGTCCTGGGGCCTTCATTAATCCGTAGCAAACATTTTGTAAAGGAGAAGCGAAGTCTCCTTTGGGGAGTTTCCACAGTGCCCATGAATCATAATCTCCAGTGGGCGGGCATCGTCCCCTCTGCATtgttccccatccccttctccatgcCGTCGGACCCCACCCCGGTTGGCATTCCTGCTCTGCGCTGGGATGGGCCCAGCGTGGAGCATTCGAGTGCCCTTTATCAGtcttctctcccccgtctcccctgcTTTCACAGCCCCGGCTCCTCCCGAAGCGttgtcctccccaccccgagcACCCACTCCCTCGGACACCTGTGGCAAAGTAGTTGTCACCTCCCCCCCGTGTCCTTGGTCCTTGGTTCCGCTCTGAAATGGGGAAGAGATAATTGGGCAAGTGACTAATGGGGAAGAATGACACCCCgaatccaccccaccccctcatcacACTTCCCTCGAGGAACTGCTTCCTGCTAGGAACTGATCCACTCACACTtttagctcctcgagggcagtcatcgtattcattcagtcgcatgtatcgagcgccgaccgtgtgccgagcgctgtactaagcgcttgggagagcacgatagaacggtaaacagtgacattccctgcccacgaggagttcacagactagagtgggggagacagtcatcggtacaaataaataaaattacagatatgtacctatcaAACActtaggacggtgttctgcacgcagtaggccaTGAGCTCTTTGAGAGCGGGGATGggatctactgactctattgtcctctcccctgcgctcagtacggtgctctgtacacagtagactggaagctccttgagggcagggttggtgTCCACtacttctgttggactctcccacgtgctcagcgCTGGGCCCCTAGCATGTGCTGGACTGTAaggtggttaataataatcataatgataattatggtacttgttaagctcttactatgtgccaagtactattctaagcactggggtaggtgaaagTCAATTATGTTGGACTgtgtcagtcaggttggacacagtccccgtccctcatggggctcacactcttgatgcccattttccagatgaggtcactgaggcccagagaagtgaagagacttgaccgaggtcagccagcagccacgtggcggagccgggattagaacccgggtccttccgactcccgggcccgtcccccatccactaagccacgcgataaggcttcgaagcgggggagagtaatcgtcggtcggttttgaggagggagggcgatccgggtCGGAGGTAGGAACGCGGGAGAGGGCCCCGTCCGTACGCTCGGGGGtccgacccccgaccccagccgCCGGACGCTGCCTCTTCCAGCTcgatccacctctgcaacaactCGGTCCAGAAGCACCTGGTCAACGCGGCGGACCGGAGTCCCCAGCTGCCCGCCTACAACATGTGGACGAGCACCCGCTTCCGGGAGTACCTGCAGCGGAAGGGGCGAGGTGGCGTCTGGCAGGCCGTCATCTACCCGGCCATGAAGAAGGCCGTGGGCCACGCCCTGAAGGTGGCCCAGGACCACGTGGAGCCGCGGAGGAACAGCTTCGAGCTGTACGGCGCCGACTTCATCTTGGGCAAGGACTTCCGGCCCTGGCTGATCGAGATCAACTCCAGCCCCACCATGCTTCCGTCCACCCCGGTCACCGCCCAGCTGTGCGCCCAGGTGCAGGAGGACACCGTCAGGGTGGTGATCGACCGGAAGCTGGACCGGAACTGTGACATCGGGAACTTCGAGCTGCTGTGGAAACAGGtgaggaggcgggggcggccgggagagacgcctcctcccggtcccccgggcccccggcacgCAGCGTGcgattcccttttttttttaatggtatttgttaaggtcttaatatatgccaggcactgtactgagcgctgggggacaaccaagctgatcgggttggccacagccccggtcccacatggggctcacagtcttaatcgcccttttacagaggagggaaccgaggcccagagaagcgaagtgacttgcccagcgtcacacagcagacgagcggcggagctgggattagaacccggggccgtccgactcccgggctcgggcCGTAGCCGCTCGGCAGCGCTGCTTCTAACCTGGCCTTCTGTTAACATCGGTTAGCTTCGATGCTAaacgccctctctccctctctgtctccagccGGTGGTCGCGCTCCCCCGCTTCAGCGGGTCAAACCTTTGCGTGGAAGGGGTCGGCCTCCAGAAGTCCAGAAAGCCCCCGGCGTCCATCTGCACGGTCAACCTGCTGGGGCAGCTGGCTAGCACCCAGGGCCCGCGGGGTCCGGTCGCGGCGGGCGGCCGAACCCACGCGCCCGAGCCGGTCCGGCCGAGGGCCGCCCGCCATCccgggaagtgggagggggagaaggtggtcTCCTACAGCCTGCCCGAGCCCGGCCGGGACCCCCCGGACAGAAGCTGCAGAGCCTCCAAGGTGGAATTTCCGGCTTTTCCCTTCCGGCCCGAAGAGAGAATCTCCTGGGGCCTCCGGGGGCTCCCGGCGGCCCGGCTCCAGAACCCCCCCGGCCTCTGTGCCCCCTTCAGCCCCTCGGCCCTGGTGCTCCGGAACCTGAAGATCCGAGACGGACCCTGGTTCCGGCCGGCCAGGGGATCAGGTAGCGTCCGCCGCGTCGCCACGTCCCATTTGGCCTCGCGGCCCGAGGTCACCGGGGCCGCCCTGCCGACACCTGCCTCTTCCTGGGTGGACTTGGCCCCGGATAGCATCCTCGTCGTCATCATCGCTGGGCCGTTTGTTAAGTTCCTAGTAGGCCTTAACAGatgcagtgaggcctagtagatagacgcggggtctgggaatcaggacgtcttgggttctgatcccggctccgccacttgtccaccgtgtgaccttggacaagtcacttcacttctctggggtcagttacctcatctgttaaatggggatcaagactgtgtgccccatttaAAACAGGcatcgtgtccatcctgatttacttgcaaccatcccagcgcttagtacagtgcctggcatatagaaaaaacacttaaataccataataattatcatcatcattattattatttcttagagaagcagtgtggcttagcggaaagagaatgggcccgggaatccgaaggatctgggttctaatcccgttccaccacttgacggctgcgtgaccttgggaaagtcacttcacttctcggtggccgcagtcacctcgtctgtaaaatgggggtcaagactgtgagccccatgtggaacggggattgggtccagcccgattagcttgtatctctcctagagcttagaaccgtgcctaccactgttaacaaataccctaacccCCGCCcaaaaaaataccacgattatagTGGTGGCCTTTATTAACGAGGCCTTGCCGTTCGGGGAAATAGCCGGAAGGTATTCACTCTTTTTCTGGCATTTTGGTGCCTCCGGTCTCAAGATTTGTTCAGAGGTTCTGGTTGAAGTTCCCACTGGATAAGATTAAGAGACCAGGAAAGAGGAACACGGATTGAGACAGTTTTTCCATGGAGACCGTGAAACCAGGATGTGAAGACAAAAGGTGCATAAAACCGTGAGGATGGAAAAAAtcagaatggcagagctgggattagaacccaagtcctctgaatcccagccccgggctcgtcccactaggccacactgatttacTTATTCCATTGATTTTGTCATTTAGGTTTACATTTCTTCGTCTGTGCTTTTACCATCTGTATCTT
This window encodes:
- the TTLL8 gene encoding protein monoglycylase TTLL8 isoform X2: MNESHTAKRRFSQASCDEGREENMPKKGLSLESTHFPRLDRYKQAKHLSEKAIKEKKIFTIFGHYPVIRACLRKRGWVEKKFHSLYKGGQDGSHSVHRRRKDENRPDRREENGSFCDESHGIHDVMSRLVKDETPYLLWTIRRDVIDAHGLHCDQMLNHYGKTSSFTTKIGLCLNLRDLPWYVQANPNAFFPRCYNLCTEDEKQDFLDDFRQTVASSILKWVVSNHTCGKSKQKTRKEGRGHEDQCRKTDAASWEEKKRKCLPGRLIDAACQVCETYLGRLEHRDIDGAADGPEGPDGPVSLSEPQWAELIEQYYCLIQDYIPQCQTILNKITSVNPQLEIDGMQSIWIIKPGAKSRGRDIVCMDRVEDILKLVSSADQASSKDKWVVQKYIETPLLIYDTKFDIRQWFLVTDWNPLTVWFYKESYLRFSTQRFSLDSLDSSIHLCNNSVQKHLVNAADRSPQLPAYNMWTSTRFREYLQRKGRGGVWQAVIYPAMKKAVGHALKVAQDHVEPRRNSFELYGADFILGKDFRPWLIEINSSPTMLPSTPVTAQLCAQVQEDTVRVVIDRKLDRNCDIGNFELLWKQPVVALPRFSGSNLCVEGVGLQKSRKPPASICTVNLLGQLASTQGPRGPVAAGGRTHAPEPVRPRAARHPGKWEGEKVVSYSLPEPGRDPPDRSCRASKVEFPAFPFRPEERISWGLRGLPAARLQNPPGLCAPFSPSALVLRNLKIRDGPWFRPARGSGFPRSLKKNTCLVCRGTFQLEKTCKHCSSFHATIFQEGTFIPLTAQGSPVKKSANSAWSTQRTPRP
- the TTLL8 gene encoding protein monoglycylase TTLL8 isoform X1, whose amino-acid sequence is MNESHTAKRRFSQASCDEGREENMPKKGLSLESTHFPRLDRYKQAKHLSEKAIKEKKIFTIFGHYPVIRACLRKRGWVEKKFHSLYKGGQDGSHSVHRRRKDENRPDRREENGSFCDESHGIHDVMSRLVKDETPYLLWTIRRDVIDAHGLHCDQMLNHYGKTSSFTTKIGLCLNLRDLPWYVQANPNAFFPRCYNLCTEDEKQDFLDDFRQTVASSILKWVVSNHTCGKSKQKTRKEGRGHEDQCRKTDAASWEEKKRKCLPGRLIDAACQVCETYLGRLEHRDIDGAADGPEGPDGPVSLSEPQWAELIEQYYCLIHDDAFICNSRDYIPQCQTILNKITSVNPQLEIDGMQSIWIIKPGAKSRGRDIVCMDRVEDILKLVSSADQASSKDKWVVQKYIETPLLIYDTKFDIRQWFLVTDWNPLTVWFYKESYLRFSTQRFSLDSLDSSIHLCNNSVQKHLVNAADRSPQLPAYNMWTSTRFREYLQRKGRGGVWQAVIYPAMKKAVGHALKVAQDHVEPRRNSFELYGADFILGKDFRPWLIEINSSPTMLPSTPVTAQLCAQVQEDTVRVVIDRKLDRNCDIGNFELLWKQPVVALPRFSGSNLCVEGVGLQKSRKPPASICTVNLLGQLASTQGPRGPVAAGGRTHAPEPVRPRAARHPGKWEGEKVVSYSLPEPGRDPPDRSCRASKVEFPAFPFRPEERISWGLRGLPAARLQNPPGLCAPFSPSALVLRNLKIRDGPWFRPARGSGFPRSLKKNTCLVCRGTFQLEKTCKHCSSFHATIFQEGTFIPLTAQGSPVKKSANSAWSTQRTPRP
- the TTLL8 gene encoding protein monoglycylase TTLL8 isoform X3; protein product: MNESHTAKRRFSQASCDEGREENMPKKGLSLESTHFPRLDRYKQAKHLSEKAIKEKKIFTIFGHYPVIRACLRKRGWVEKKFHSLYKGGQDGSHSVHRRRKDENRPDRREENGSFCDESHGIHDVMIGLCLNLRDLPWYVQANPNAFFPRCYNLCTEDEKQDFLDDFRQTVASSILKWVVSNHTCGKSKQKTRKEGRGHEDQCRKTDAASWEEKKRKCLPGRLIDAACQVCETYLGRLEHRDIDGAADGPEGPDGPVSLSEPQWAELIEQYYCLIHDDAFICNSRDYIPQCQTILNKITSVNPQLEIDGMQSIWIIKPGAKSRGRDIVCMDRVEDILKLVSSADQASSKDKWVVQKYIETPLLIYDTKFDIRQWFLVTDWNPLTVWFYKESYLRFSTQRFSLDSLDSSIHLCNNSVQKHLVNAADRSPQLPAYNMWTSTRFREYLQRKGRGGVWQAVIYPAMKKAVGHALKVAQDHVEPRRNSFELYGADFILGKDFRPWLIEINSSPTMLPSTPVTAQLCAQVQEDTVRVVIDRKLDRNCDIGNFELLWKQPVVALPRFSGSNLCVEGVGLQKSRKPPASICTVNLLGQLASTQGPRGPVAAGGRTHAPEPVRPRAARHPGKWEGEKVVSYSLPEPGRDPPDRSCRASKVEFPAFPFRPEERISWGLRGLPAARLQNPPGLCAPFSPSALVLRNLKIRDGPWFRPARGSGFPRSLKKNTCLVCRGTFQLEKTCKHCSSFHATIFQEGTFIPLTAQGSPVKKSANSAWSTQRTPRP